The following nucleotide sequence is from Oceaniferula flava.
CAGAGTTATCGACGCGGAAATCGAGAATCGGAGTGCAGCGAAGCACCACGCGCTTGGCGATGCGGCTTTGGATCAAGCCGCGCTTTTGCGCCAGTTGTTCCAGCACCGGCTCGGCCTTGCCGCCCAGCACACTGATGAACACCTTGGCTTCGCGTAGATCCTGAGTGATCTCTGCCTCGCTGACGGTGACCAGCAAGCCAGGGAACTCGAAATCGCGCTGCACGATGGTGCTGATTTCGCGGCGAAGCAATGCGTTGATTCTATCGAGTCTCTGGCTCACGGTATCAATAATTAAGATTTAATCCGATCTTCCGACTACAGCGTCTGTGGGATCTTCTCGAGGATGTAGCACTCGATGACATCGCCCTCTT
It contains:
- the rbfA gene encoding 30S ribosome-binding factor RbfA, with protein sequence MSQRLDRINALLRREISTIVQRDFEFPGLLVTVSEAEITQDLREAKVFISVLGGKAEPVLEQLAQKRGLIQSRIAKRVVLRCTPILDFRVDNSAERGVEMVNILEEVDKLPKAPPEEDEDEAK